Proteins encoded in a region of the Anoxybacillus amylolyticus genome:
- a CDS encoding arginase family protein — protein sequence MRFQGVTFLNIDGTYAPQQRLLQLPHEWIDATDITETNLYCEQKSLAEIEERLSERRFHGMTFIGSGNYHYVSYLLMKHIQEPFTLVLFDHHTDIGTNEDAVISCGSWVSHALTIRALDKVIIVGPSGRLPSFPNNITIFPTLPSPKFLFSHIQTKYVYISIDKDVLCREDAVTNWEQGTMSLLFLLRCLQMLLMHKQVVGVDVCGEYPQAAVDLFHPLHREANRKNEHANLCIAETYLHYMLNHPRLA from the coding sequence ATGCGTTTTCAAGGTGTAACGTTTTTAAACATCGATGGCACATACGCTCCACAGCAGCGGCTTCTTCAATTGCCGCACGAATGGATTGACGCGACCGATATAACAGAGACAAATTTGTATTGCGAACAGAAATCGCTAGCGGAAATAGAAGAACGCCTTTCGGAACGCCGTTTTCACGGAATGACGTTTATTGGGAGCGGCAATTATCATTATGTATCATACTTGTTGATGAAACATATTCAAGAGCCGTTTACGCTTGTGTTATTTGATCATCATACTGATATCGGTACTAACGAAGATGCGGTAATTTCTTGTGGCTCGTGGGTTTCTCACGCGCTAACAATTCGTGCGCTAGATAAAGTAATCATTGTCGGACCGTCTGGACGGTTGCCTTCTTTTCCTAACAACATCACGATTTTTCCAACATTGCCTTCTCCGAAATTTCTTTTCTCACATATTCAAACAAAGTACGTATACATTAGCATTGATAAAGATGTTCTTTGTCGTGAAGATGCAGTGACGAACTGGGAGCAAGGGACGATGTCTCTGTTGTTTTTGCTGCGTTGTTTACAAATGCTTTTGATGCATAAACAAGTTGTAGGAGTGGACGTATGCGGAGAATATCCGCAAGCCGCAGTTGACTTGTTCCATCCACTTCATCGGGAAGCGAATCGAAAAAATGAACATGCCAACCTTTGTATTGCGGAAACGTATTTGCACTATATGTTGAATCATCCACGGTTAGCTTAG
- a CDS encoding acylphosphatase, with amino-acid sequence MRRLHVVVHGRVQGVGFRYYAQGEALKWALTGWVKNKDDGTVELEVQGTDERLQMFLDKIEQGSPFARVTNVETEYIPPLPNEKTFRIIY; translated from the coding sequence ATGCGACGGTTACATGTTGTTGTCCACGGTCGCGTGCAAGGCGTTGGCTTTCGCTACTATGCACAAGGGGAAGCGCTCAAATGGGCCCTAACCGGCTGGGTAAAAAACAAAGACGATGGAACGGTGGAATTGGAAGTGCAAGGAACGGATGAACGACTGCAAATGTTTCTCGACAAAATTGAGCAAGGTTCCCCGTTCGCGCGCGTCACAAATGTGGAAACGGAGTACATACCACCGCTTCCAAACGAAAAAACATTCCGCATTATTTATTAA
- a CDS encoding sirohydrochlorin chelatase: MQAILYICHGSRVAKAREEAALFIERCKQKTACPIQEIAFLEHGEPTIETSIDRCVQKGATSIIIIPILLLAAGHAKQDIPAAIQRAKQRHPYLTFSVSEPFGVHDNMINIIIERILEQAIPINERSVVLLVGRGSSDVDTKQDMEAIARKLQQRNISAVEVCFLASAKPSITDSLQQLNHSSYETIFIVPYLLFTGVLMKKIEAMMQMLPQTSKRWILCHYLGYHPLLEELVREKITQQLSLQKS; this comes from the coding sequence ATGCAAGCTATTTTATATATTTGCCACGGCAGCCGCGTAGCGAAAGCACGCGAAGAAGCCGCCCTATTTATCGAGCGATGCAAGCAAAAAACTGCTTGTCCGATTCAAGAAATTGCTTTTCTTGAACATGGAGAGCCAACAATTGAAACAAGCATCGACCGTTGCGTACAAAAAGGTGCTACATCCATTATCATCATTCCGATATTATTGCTTGCGGCAGGACATGCAAAACAAGACATTCCTGCCGCCATCCAACGTGCAAAACAACGCCACCCGTACCTCACATTTTCTGTGAGCGAACCATTTGGCGTCCACGACAATATGATTAATATTATTATCGAGCGAATTTTAGAACAAGCCATTCCTATCAATGAACGGTCAGTCGTATTGCTCGTCGGCCGTGGAAGTAGCGATGTTGATACGAAGCAGGACATGGAAGCAATCGCAAGGAAATTGCAACAACGGAACATTTCCGCTGTAGAGGTTTGCTTTCTTGCTAGCGCTAAGCCGTCCATTACCGACAGCTTACAACAACTAAACCATTCTTCTTATGAAACGATTTTCATCGTCCCGTATTTGCTTTTTACTGGCGTACTCATGAAAAAAATAGAAGCAATGATGCAAATGCTTCCTCAAACGAGCAAACGATGGATATTATGCCACTACCTCGGGTATCATCCACTTCTCGAAGAACTTGTACGAGAAAAAATAACGCAGCAACTCTCTTTGCAAAAAAGCTGA
- the cobA gene encoding uroporphyrinogen-III C-methyltransferase → MGKVYLVGAGPGDPELITVKGLTCIQQADVILYDRLVNEQLLTFAKKEAELVFCGKLPGYHTMQQETINHFLVHHAKKGKIVVRLKGGDPFVFGRGGEEAETLGKHGIEFEIVPGITAGIAAAAYAGIPVTHRQFSANVAFITGHRQDGSNEERWESLAKGIDTIVIYMGMSNLPYIRDQLIKHGKPPSTPVAVIQWGTLSEQRTVTATLETIVEAVQQNKLENPSIIIIGEVVALRHRIHWFEQLSSLATEALSTTPRLKSWA, encoded by the coding sequence ATGGGCAAAGTATATTTAGTCGGAGCAGGTCCCGGTGATCCAGAATTGATTACTGTGAAAGGCTTAACATGCATTCAACAGGCAGACGTTATTTTATATGATCGCCTCGTGAATGAACAGCTATTGACGTTTGCGAAAAAGGAGGCGGAACTTGTTTTTTGCGGCAAACTGCCGGGATACCATACGATGCAACAAGAAACGATTAACCATTTTCTCGTTCACCATGCGAAAAAAGGGAAAATCGTGGTACGATTAAAAGGTGGCGACCCGTTCGTTTTCGGCAGAGGCGGCGAAGAAGCCGAAACGCTTGGGAAGCACGGCATCGAGTTTGAAATCGTTCCCGGCATTACAGCAGGCATTGCGGCGGCCGCTTACGCCGGTATCCCTGTCACCCATCGCCAGTTCAGTGCAAACGTTGCTTTTATTACAGGGCATCGACAAGACGGAAGCAATGAAGAAAGATGGGAAAGCCTTGCAAAAGGCATCGATACAATCGTTATTTATATGGGCATGAGCAACTTGCCATACATTCGCGACCAACTCATCAAACACGGAAAGCCACCGTCTACTCCAGTAGCAGTCATTCAATGGGGGACATTGTCTGAACAGCGTACGGTGACTGCAACGCTAGAAACGATTGTCGAAGCCGTCCAGCAAAATAAGTTAGAAAACCCAAGCATCATTATTATTGGTGAAGTTGTCGCACTTCGTCATCGCATTCATTGGTTTGAGCAACTATCGTCGCTAGCAACAGAAGCATTGTCAACTACCCCGCGACTAAAGTCGTGGGCTTGA
- a CDS encoding ISL3 family transposase — MYSQFIKELIDLPDVLIQKVRKEEERWIFELSLPEQCPLCPVCLKRTIKMTCKKKQWMHGYAQRIGIFWIELPVERRRCGTCGMTFSTSYPAIAPRSVATDAFQQWVAQSCIGTSIQAVARMLKLPYTTVERWFYTHAPSFLSNEIQPKAVCVDEFAFRKGHDYGVAIMDAETGEVYAIEAGKNEEAIGRALAHVSGSVQYVVSDLAPAMKKAIQGICPEATHVVDYFHVIQLFTDALERCRKYLDKGGKKHGNVRYVCRLLSQCPEKLIEEERQIVREWCNESDYLKSVYQSLQHFRYVSKSKDVQQAKRRLEAWIHRYSFCPCSVVRAIAKSLVKRTDEIISCILSPYSNGKMEGTNNKIKLIKRRGYGYRNIQRFALRVRLETANIL, encoded by the coding sequence ATGTACTCTCAGTTTATCAAAGAACTCATCGATTTACCAGATGTTTTGATTCAAAAGGTACGAAAAGAAGAAGAACGTTGGATTTTCGAACTTTCTCTGCCCGAACAATGCCCGTTATGTCCTGTCTGCTTGAAGCGCACGATCAAAATGACATGCAAAAAGAAGCAATGGATGCATGGCTATGCTCAGCGAATCGGAATTTTTTGGATTGAACTTCCTGTAGAGCGCAGACGTTGTGGTACGTGTGGCATGACATTCAGCACGTCTTATCCAGCCATCGCTCCTCGAAGTGTGGCGACGGATGCTTTTCAGCAATGGGTCGCGCAATCTTGCATCGGAACATCCATTCAGGCAGTGGCTCGTATGCTCAAGCTTCCTTACACGACCGTTGAACGTTGGTTTTATACTCATGCCCCTTCCTTCCTATCGAATGAAATCCAACCAAAGGCGGTTTGTGTCGATGAGTTTGCTTTTCGAAAAGGGCATGACTACGGAGTGGCGATCATGGATGCCGAAACGGGAGAAGTGTATGCCATTGAAGCAGGAAAGAACGAGGAAGCCATTGGACGTGCGTTGGCTCATGTGTCTGGTTCTGTTCAGTATGTCGTGAGCGATTTGGCTCCAGCGATGAAAAAAGCGATTCAAGGGATTTGCCCAGAGGCGACACATGTGGTCGATTATTTCCATGTCATTCAGCTGTTTACAGATGCTTTAGAGCGTTGTCGCAAATATTTAGACAAAGGAGGCAAGAAACATGGAAATGTTCGTTACGTTTGTCGTTTATTGAGCCAATGTCCAGAGAAGCTTATAGAGGAAGAACGTCAAATTGTACGAGAATGGTGTAATGAAAGCGATTACTTAAAGTCTGTCTACCAATCGCTCCAACATTTTCGCTATGTGTCCAAAAGCAAAGACGTGCAACAGGCGAAACGACGTTTGGAGGCTTGGATTCATCGGTATTCGTTTTGTCCTTGTTCGGTTGTGCGTGCCATCGCAAAATCACTCGTCAAACGAACAGACGAAATCATATCGTGCATTTTATCGCCTTATTCGAATGGGAAAATGGAGGGAACGAATAACAAGATCAAGCTGATTAAACGTCGAGGATACGGATACAGAAATATCCAACGTTTTGCATTGCGGGTTCGGTTAGAAACAGCTAACATACTTTAA
- the cysC gene encoding adenylyl-sulfate kinase codes for MANIVWHHTAITKEDRRLKNGHHSAVLWFTGLSGSGKSTIANAVSKKLFELGVQNYVLDGDNIRHGLNKDLGFSAEDRTENIRRIGEVAKLFVDSGQFVLTAFISPFARDRQLVRQLLANDEFIEIYVKCPLEECEKRDPKGLYKKALNGEIREFTGIDSPYEEPISPELTIETHHHSLEQCVEQVIAYLQHQQFIHIAH; via the coding sequence TTGGCAAATATCGTTTGGCATCACACGGCCATCACAAAAGAAGACAGACGCTTGAAAAACGGTCATCATAGCGCTGTTTTATGGTTTACTGGATTATCTGGTTCGGGAAAATCAACGATTGCAAACGCGGTATCCAAAAAGTTGTTTGAACTTGGAGTACAAAATTATGTACTAGATGGTGATAACATTCGCCACGGCTTAAATAAAGATCTAGGCTTTTCCGCGGAAGACCGAACAGAAAATATTCGCCGCATTGGGGAAGTGGCAAAACTATTTGTCGACAGCGGACAATTTGTGTTAACCGCTTTTATCTCGCCATTTGCCCGTGACCGCCAGCTCGTTCGGCAACTATTAGCAAACGACGAATTTATCGAAATTTATGTGAAATGTCCATTAGAAGAATGCGAGAAACGCGATCCGAAAGGACTATATAAAAAAGCGCTGAACGGGGAAATTCGTGAATTCACTGGTATCGACTCCCCGTATGAAGAACCGATTTCGCCAGAGTTGACGATTGAAACGCACCACCATTCGCTCGAGCAATGCGTGGAACAAGTCATCGCTTATTTGCAGCATCAGCAATTCATTCACATCGCACATTAG